From the genome of Winogradskyella forsetii, one region includes:
- a CDS encoding ABC transporter ATP-binding protein, which translates to MANTLLSVNEASRTVNSGSNKVTLLDHIDLQVREGEFISLMGPSGSGKSTLLNCIGMLDNFTSGGYTFLGEPVHSMKERNRSKLYKEYIGFVFQAYHLIDELTVYENIETPLLYKNVKSSERKAMVADMLDRFNIVGKKDLFPIQLSGGQQQLVGVARALIGKPKLILADEPTGNLNSKQSEEIMELFSELNKEGVTIIQATHSESNASYGSRIINLLDGKIV; encoded by the coding sequence ATGGCAAATACATTATTAAGTGTAAATGAAGCATCAAGAACTGTTAATTCTGGCAGTAATAAAGTGACGTTATTGGATCATATTGATTTACAAGTAAGAGAGGGCGAATTCATTTCATTAATGGGACCATCAGGTTCAGGAAAATCTACTTTATTGAACTGCATTGGCATGTTAGATAACTTTACGTCAGGAGGTTACACCTTTCTAGGAGAACCCGTTCATAGTATGAAAGAGCGAAACCGATCCAAACTTTATAAGGAGTATATCGGATTTGTATTTCAAGCCTATCACTTAATTGATGAACTTACGGTTTATGAAAATATTGAAACACCATTACTGTATAAAAATGTAAAATCTTCCGAAAGAAAAGCAATGGTGGCAGATATGTTAGATCGTTTTAATATCGTTGGAAAAAAAGATTTGTTCCCCATTCAATTAAGTGGAGGACAGCAACAATTAGTTGGTGTAGCGAGGGCATTAATAGGAAAACCAAAATTGATTCTGGCAGATGAACCAACTGGAAATCTAAACTCGAAACAAAGCGAGGAAATCATGGAACTTTTCTCGGAATTAAATAAAGAAGGCGTTACTATCATACAGGCCACACATTCTGAAAGCAATGCTTCTTATGGCTCTCGGATTATTAATTTATTGGACGGAAAAATAGTCTAA
- a CDS encoding TolC family protein, translating to MIHKLILMAIIFLMGWISFAQNETEKGYSLEECIAIALENNLDLKSTELLANTSKVNYQQSKANLLPSINGNFNLGVNDGRSIDPFTNDFINQELTFSNLGLSLDMTIFNGFRLLNSAKQNRLNKKASELETEAAQQDLILNVTLAYLQVLNAKDVLELAKARLETTKQQLKIQEDFYENESGNPADYADILGQVASDETSILVSESNLNNAKLSLMRLLNLEDNITLDKSSLILEFENFNLSAEEVFAEAIQNLATFKAKELRIEAAKKGVSVAKSQFTPEIALFGGVSSNYSSVAEIFTETDTSLIATNDFVTVNGQDLAVMTERTNFASSAIGYSDQLDNNLNTVVGVSVNVPLFNGFRAKNNVALEKIRVEESVLELERTHIDIKNAIAQVHFDMDAAYKRYQSLEKQVDAYAESYRINDIRVKNGVSNFLNYITSKNNLDNARVNLANAKYEYLLRVKVLDYYRGSV from the coding sequence ATGATACATAAACTCATATTAATGGCCATCATATTTCTGATGGGTTGGATAAGTTTTGCTCAAAACGAAACCGAAAAAGGCTATTCTTTAGAAGAATGTATTGCTATTGCACTTGAAAACAATCTCGATTTAAAATCTACAGAATTATTGGCCAATACTTCAAAAGTGAATTACCAACAATCCAAAGCTAATTTATTACCAAGCATCAATGGAAATTTTAATTTAGGTGTTAATGATGGTCGAAGTATAGATCCTTTTACCAATGATTTTATCAATCAGGAATTAACATTTTCAAATTTAGGACTGAGTTTAGATATGACGATTTTCAATGGTTTTCGACTATTGAATTCCGCCAAGCAAAACCGTCTCAATAAAAAGGCATCAGAACTAGAAACGGAAGCCGCCCAACAAGATTTAATATTGAATGTCACTTTAGCCTATTTACAAGTGCTGAATGCCAAAGATGTTTTGGAATTAGCCAAAGCACGATTGGAAACCACAAAACAACAACTCAAAATCCAAGAAGATTTTTATGAAAATGAATCGGGAAATCCGGCAGATTATGCTGATATTTTAGGGCAAGTTGCTAGCGATGAAACGAGTATTTTGGTTTCTGAAAGTAATTTGAACAATGCGAAATTAAGTCTAATGCGATTATTGAATTTAGAGGACAACATAACTTTGGATAAAAGTAGTTTAATCCTAGAATTTGAAAATTTTAATTTATCAGCAGAAGAGGTTTTTGCTGAAGCTATACAAAATTTGGCGACTTTTAAAGCTAAAGAATTACGTATAGAAGCAGCAAAAAAAGGTGTAAGTGTCGCCAAATCGCAGTTCACTCCAGAAATAGCATTATTTGGAGGCGTGAGTTCCAATTATTCCAGTGTGGCAGAAATCTTTACGGAAACAGATACAAGTTTAATAGCAACAAACGATTTTGTTACGGTTAACGGACAAGATCTGGCAGTTATGACGGAACGAACTAATTTTGCTTCTAGCGCTATTGGGTATAGCGACCAGTTGGATAACAATTTAAATACAGTTGTTGGTGTCTCTGTCAACGTCCCTCTTTTCAATGGATTTAGAGCAAAGAATAATGTGGCTTTAGAAAAAATAAGAGTAGAGGAATCGGTTTTGGAATTAGAACGTACGCATATCGATATAAAAAATGCCATCGCTCAGGTGCATTTTGATATGGATGCGGCCTATAAACGTTACCAAAGTTTAGAAAAGCAAGTTGACGCCTATGCGGAATCGTATCGAATCAATGATATAAGAGTTAAAAATGGGGTGTCTAATTTCTTGAATTATATAACAAGTAAAAACAACTTGGATAATGCTCGGGTTAATTTAGCCAATGCTAAGTATGAATATTTGTTACGTGTAAAAGTTTTGGATTATTACAGAGGGTCAGTATAA
- a CDS encoding DNA topoisomerase IB, with amino-acid sequence MIYYRKKHGKGFRYSDSSNNTVKDAKLKAWFKSLVIPPAWAEVEIDSKKNAKILVTGRDDKERKQYIYNPKYRDKQNQEKFDRILKFADQLERMRRVTGQHLRKRKLVKEKVLACMVRLLESAYFRPGSDYYAKENETYGLTTMRSKHLQIEGDELIFNYIGKSGKEQERHIVDKKLAKIVQEIDELPGYEIFKFIDEDGKKQDVKSDHLNDYIREVMGEEFSSKDFRTWAGTVIAAMALDEIGYSKKQDQKALDKNIRDAVIKVSERLGNTPSVARSSYIDPRVIDEYIDGKTLNYFQKEISHLLKENENLSREEVGVLCMLNKKLK; translated from the coding sequence ATGATATACTACAGAAAAAAACATGGCAAAGGCTTTCGATATAGCGATAGCTCTAATAATACAGTCAAAGATGCCAAATTAAAGGCGTGGTTTAAATCCTTAGTTATACCGCCTGCTTGGGCCGAAGTGGAAATTGATTCAAAGAAAAATGCCAAGATTTTAGTTACAGGTCGTGACGATAAGGAAAGAAAGCAATATATCTACAATCCAAAATATAGAGACAAACAAAATCAAGAAAAATTTGACCGTATTCTCAAGTTTGCAGACCAATTGGAACGCATGCGACGGGTAACTGGACAGCATCTTCGAAAGCGTAAATTAGTGAAAGAAAAGGTACTTGCCTGTATGGTGCGACTTTTGGAATCTGCTTATTTCCGTCCTGGCAGTGATTATTATGCCAAGGAAAATGAAACGTATGGACTAACGACCATGCGGAGTAAACATCTTCAGATTGAAGGCGATGAACTTATTTTTAACTATATAGGAAAGTCTGGTAAAGAGCAAGAGCGTCATATTGTCGATAAAAAATTAGCGAAAATAGTACAGGAAATTGATGAATTGCCAGGCTATGAGATTTTCAAATTTATTGATGAAGATGGCAAAAAACAGGATGTGAAAAGTGACCATCTCAATGACTATATTAGAGAGGTAATGGGCGAGGAGTTTTCATCGAAGGATTTTAGGACTTGGGCAGGAACGGTTATTGCGGCCATGGCTCTGGATGAAATAGGTTATTCCAAAAAGCAAGACCAGAAAGCACTGGATAAGAATATTCGTGACGCTGTTATTAAGGTAAGTGAACGGTTGGGAAATACGCCATCGGTTGCACGCAGTTCTTATATTGATCCTCGTGTCATAGATGAATACATTGATGGAAAGACTCTTAATTATTTTCAAAAGGAAATTTCACATCTCTTAAAAGAAAACGAAAATCTTTCACGAGAGGAAGTTGGGGTTTTGTGCATGTTGAACAAAAAATTGAAATAA
- a CDS encoding alpha/beta hydrolase yields MKIRLLIGILFCSTLLACGRTNDERFIFFLHNRFLEEHELNELHPEFGRTEYDEIIAKFKKGGLKVISEKRNGNVNAREYAIGIVNQIDSLTKNGTEPSKITVVGTSKGGYIAQYVSTLANNHDLNFVFIASFRDNDIQNIPEINYCGNILTIYEKSDSFGVSSMERKKISTCEIKNFKEIELNTGTGHGFLFKPLKEWIQPTIRWANGNYNVE; encoded by the coding sequence ATGAAAATACGTCTATTAATTGGAATTCTTTTTTGCTCAACTTTATTGGCGTGTGGAAGAACAAATGATGAACGATTTATTTTCTTTCTTCACAATCGATTTTTAGAAGAACACGAACTGAATGAATTGCATCCCGAATTTGGTCGGACTGAATACGACGAAATTATTGCTAAATTCAAAAAAGGAGGACTAAAAGTAATAAGCGAAAAACGAAATGGAAATGTTAACGCTAGAGAATATGCCATCGGAATTGTAAATCAAATTGACAGTTTAACAAAAAACGGAACAGAACCGAGCAAAATAACTGTTGTTGGAACTTCAAAAGGCGGATATATTGCTCAATACGTTTCGACTTTAGCAAATAATCATGATTTGAATTTTGTATTTATTGCAAGTTTTAGGGATAACGATATTCAAAATATACCTGAAATCAATTATTGCGGAAATATTTTAACAATTTACGAAAAGTCCGACTCATTTGGAGTTTCTTCAATGGAACGAAAGAAAATATCGACCTGCGAAATAAAAAACTTTAAAGAAATAGAGCTGAATACAGGAACGGGACACGGTTTTTTATTTAAACCTTTAAAGGAATGGATTCAACCGACAATAAGATGGGCGAACGGCAATTATAACGTGGAATGA
- a CDS encoding DUF7672 family protein, translating to MIRLYIIGLAILIIAILANGIIAKIGLKSWYGFIELLSKEGSSAFSKLNIFDYLWLFIAYPFILGIGYWLGEKISNLILN from the coding sequence ATGATACGACTTTACATCATTGGCTTGGCCATTCTGATTATCGCTATTCTCGCCAATGGCATTATTGCAAAAATAGGTCTAAAATCTTGGTATGGATTTATAGAATTACTTTCTAAAGAAGGAAGTTCGGCTTTTTCAAAATTAAATATATTTGACTATTTATGGCTATTTATTGCCTATCCCTTCATCTTAGGGATTGGCTATTGGCTTGGTGAAAAGATTTCGAATTTGATCTTAAATTAA
- a CDS encoding aldo/keto reductase, which produces MSNTKIGLGLAALGRPDYINIRSKTDIDKSVEAFKANALKVLDKSYQLGIRDFDVAPSYGLGEQFLMDWNTSRAYKAINLSTKFGYTYVANWEVGFSGKHEIKEHSIDKLNEQWDVSKALLPNLKIYQIHSATIESGVLSNNAVLRRLHEIKQKHHIKIGISSSGTEQVSIIQKALKISFDGEELFDSYQVTFNVLEHSTFEILKALLAKGKTIIIKEALANGRVFRNEKFNDYLQAYTYLELLSAKYNVGIDAIAIRFIMQYLEPTLVLSGASDLQQLKQNLKALDFELNDNEILKLKSLSVSPEHYWQERSDLKWN; this is translated from the coding sequence ATGAGTAACACAAAAATAGGATTAGGTCTTGCTGCCTTGGGGCGACCGGATTATATAAATATTAGGTCTAAAACTGATATCGATAAATCAGTTGAAGCTTTTAAAGCTAATGCCCTAAAGGTTTTAGACAAAAGTTACCAACTTGGTATTAGAGATTTTGATGTCGCACCTTCTTATGGTTTGGGCGAACAATTTTTAATGGATTGGAATACTTCTAGAGCTTACAAGGCTATTAACCTCTCCACAAAATTCGGCTATACTTATGTTGCCAATTGGGAAGTTGGATTTTCTGGCAAGCATGAAATAAAGGAGCATTCTATTGATAAGTTGAATGAACAATGGGACGTTTCAAAAGCGTTATTGCCAAATCTGAAAATATATCAAATTCATTCGGCAACTATAGAAAGTGGCGTTTTAAGTAATAATGCCGTTCTAAGGAGATTACATGAGATCAAACAAAAACACCATATTAAAATCGGAATTTCATCAAGCGGAACTGAGCAAGTGAGCATTATTCAAAAGGCACTAAAGATTTCATTTGATGGCGAGGAATTATTTGATAGTTACCAAGTGACCTTTAACGTTTTGGAGCACTCTACTTTCGAAATTTTAAAAGCATTATTAGCTAAAGGCAAAACCATAATTATAAAAGAAGCCTTGGCTAATGGTAGAGTATTTCGAAATGAAAAATTTAACGACTACCTACAAGCTTACACGTATCTCGAATTGCTTTCTGCCAAATATAACGTAGGCATTGATGCGATTGCGATACGATTTATAATGCAATATTTAGAGCCGACCCTTGTGCTTAGTGGTGCTTCAGATTTACAGCAACTAAAGCAGAATTTAAAAGCTTTGGATTTTGAATTGAACGACAATGAAATTTTGAAACTCAAGTCACTCTCGGTGTCGCCAGAACATTATTGGCAGGAACGTAGTGATTTAAAATGGAATTAA
- a CDS encoding peptide-methionine (S)-S-oxide reductase, with protein MAYKIKIALGGGCHWCTEAVFQALIGVEKVEQGYVASTEENNTFSEAVIVHFNPEVITLQTLIEIHLHTHKSTSQHAMRKKYRSAIYYFSEIQKLEAEGILNTLQTKFENKLVTQVYPFSEFKPSREAIQNYYQKNPEKPFCERFINPKLRMLLNHFSDQIDAEFLPEKLKLTEVPLKYE; from the coding sequence ATGGCTTACAAAATTAAAATAGCTCTTGGCGGTGGTTGCCATTGGTGCACAGAAGCTGTTTTTCAAGCGTTGATTGGTGTAGAAAAAGTTGAACAAGGTTATGTTGCTTCAACTGAAGAAAATAACACATTTTCTGAAGCAGTTATTGTGCATTTTAACCCTGAAGTGATTACGCTTCAAACCTTGATTGAAATTCATTTGCACACGCACAAAAGCACATCCCAACATGCCATGCGAAAAAAATACCGTTCGGCGATTTATTACTTTTCTGAAATTCAAAAGTTAGAAGCTGAAGGTATTTTGAACACACTTCAAACTAAATTTGAAAATAAACTGGTTACACAAGTGTATCCATTTTCGGAATTTAAGCCGTCTCGGGAAGCCATTCAAAATTACTATCAAAAAAATCCTGAAAAACCTTTTTGCGAACGGTTTATAAATCCTAAATTGAGAATGCTTTTAAACCATTTTTCAGACCAAATTGATGCTGAATTTCTTCCTGAGAAATTAAAGTTGACTGAAGTACCACTAAAATATGAGTAA
- the msrA gene encoding peptide-methionine (S)-S-oxide reductase MsrA has translation MTTKNLQTAMVGGGCFWCTEAVFQKVKGVEKVVSGYTGGKAPGRPTYREVCSGLSGFAEVVRITFDANLISYEDILIIFMTTHDPTSLNKQGADRGTQYRSVIYYYNENQKEIAETVFKELAQYYEDPIVTELSAAEIFYDAEKEHQDFYENNPDYGYCSFVIEPKLAKLRKLHADKLK, from the coding sequence ATGACAACTAAAAATTTACAAACTGCCATGGTTGGTGGCGGCTGCTTTTGGTGTACAGAAGCCGTTTTTCAGAAAGTAAAAGGTGTAGAAAAAGTAGTTTCGGGTTATACTGGTGGAAAAGCGCCAGGACGGCCAACGTACAGGGAAGTATGTTCAGGATTAAGCGGATTTGCCGAAGTCGTACGGATTACTTTTGATGCCAACTTGATTTCTTATGAAGATATTCTGATCATTTTTATGACCACTCACGATCCGACTAGCCTTAACAAGCAAGGTGCTGATCGTGGCACGCAATATCGGTCGGTCATCTATTATTATAATGAAAACCAAAAGGAAATTGCCGAAACTGTATTCAAAGAATTGGCTCAGTATTACGAAGACCCAATAGTCACTGAATTATCTGCAGCAGAAATATTTTACGACGCTGAAAAAGAACATCAAGATTTTTATGAAAACAATCCTGATTACGGCTATTGTAGTTTTGTGATTGAGCCGAAATTGGCAAAGCTTAGAAAATTACATGCCGATAAGTTGAAATAG
- the msrB gene encoding peptide-methionine (R)-S-oxide reductase MsrB, which yields MLTWKDIINFSVKGNPTPDKRVEKSEAEWRAELTPEQFRITRQKGTERAHSGALCTTYDEGLYNCVCCDTPLFDSTIKFSSGTGWPSFTQPIKENAIKYEKDSTFGMVRVEVMCNTCDAHLGHVFPDGPEPSGLRYCINSESMVLDKEIAE from the coding sequence ATGTTAACTTGGAAAGATATTATCAACTTTTCCGTAAAAGGAAATCCAACTCCAGATAAACGAGTTGAAAAATCAGAAGCCGAATGGAGGGCTGAACTCACTCCAGAACAATTCAGAATTACCAGACAGAAAGGCACAGAGCGAGCGCATAGTGGCGCACTTTGTACCACCTATGACGAAGGACTATACAATTGTGTTTGTTGTGACACACCCTTGTTTGATTCTACCATAAAATTCAGTTCTGGTACAGGCTGGCCAAGCTTTACGCAGCCCATAAAAGAAAATGCCATTAAGTACGAAAAAGATTCAACGTTCGGAATGGTACGCGTAGAAGTGATGTGTAATACTTGCGATGCGCATTTGGGGCATGTGTTTCCTGATGGTCCGGAACCAAGCGGATTGCGTTATTGCATCAATTCAGAATCCATGGTCTTAGATAAGGAGATTGCCGAATGA
- a CDS encoding DUF7218 family protein, with the protein MGEPRIKNEDQYEALRDKGYSKEKAARIANTPNAGKKGGKADPYEEWTKDELYDQAKNVGIDGRSKMNKRELISALRNN; encoded by the coding sequence ATGGGAGAGCCAAGGATAAAAAATGAAGACCAATATGAAGCTTTACGCGACAAAGGCTATAGTAAAGAGAAAGCCGCTCGCATTGCAAACACACCAAATGCGGGCAAAAAAGGCGGAAAGGCAGATCCTTATGAGGAATGGACTAAAGACGAACTTTACGATCAGGCCAAAAATGTGGGCATCGACGGACGCTCAAAAATGAACAAGCGTGAGCTGATTAGTGCGTTAAGAAATAACTAA
- a CDS encoding metallophosphatase yields the protein MINRLFSILKSGFLLVFLTLLGTNFSSKVNAQEAKKETVKEVSKNIYLTANMGLDHARYSNEILQAIITASKDDDNAVFIALGNSTRPEGYPKNKEDRETEEAFLRSQYLKPLSDFNGEVIFIPGKNEWNKGGHKNLDDLESFLQDNSKAEFWPNDGCPLERETLSDEVELVMVDTQWYFEDWDKHPYINNKCEIKTREQFFVEFKDELKDEQNKTIVVALHHPVLTATRQGLIGRMGGLSKQARYNNEMQYLIGRLESLASQFNDVIFVSGNDKNLQFLMDDGIPQIISGAVGKTSKSNPDIEDGHFGTDLPGFVKLNVFKDGSSEVEIYTVEGNESTKVFTSNIKLKKGTLEDFDYHTKDEFGETYKDAIYTEEETNKSGFYKWFWGDHYRDAYGRKIEAPVLFLDNLPDNVKAITEGGGNQSRSLRLIDDNENEYTVRELRKSGVRFIQSMIKDHYVIEYADNTVVESVVQDYYTTAQPYAQFAIGELLDAIDIPHANPKIVYLPKQERLGRFNENYGDKLYMFEEHVGDENKSFDTFGNADDIISTKDMLLKLQNDKDAQIDESSYIRARLFDILVGDWDRHADQWRWALHEKEDGTLQYKPIPRDRDQTFPKYDGVFPAILKMVVPLARNMQTYAPEVQNIKTFNNAAYYLDKNFINKASWSEWQKQAENIQNSLTDEVIDSAFSNLLEDTKDESIAHIKSTLKQRRENIISIAQDYYNYFKKHEIVVGTNKDNVIDIVRMPNGKTQVTIKQKDYVILDNTYSKDITNEIWVYALDGDDEINVTGDGNDYIKIKIFGGEENDIYNVENNRSVKVYDYKSKNNTFNSSVNKLLTDSYDINNYDPQKRKYSNNVLLPTVGFDPDAGFSAGITNTLTTFSLLRNPFTTQHTVNASYYSATQGFEFSYNGEFAHIFYNWNLALDARITSENYATNFFGVGNETRYDEDAVNMDFNRVKIEQWHFQPSLIYKTGGNISAHIAARVESNKVEDTDNGFTQGFFNSDNDVFEDQIYAGAEVGIKFNNKKNLLSLPRRGMELGVVAGYKQNVDSDFDNKLSYITPTASFIYPIHESGLATLATKAQANFILGDTYEFYHAATVGGNRSLRGYRNERFLGKTAFFQTTDLRVCFIEKRTGFVPLRIGVTGGFDFGRVWNENEDSEKWHNSYGGSIFINGFQALTANIGFYQSAEDSRIIFTAGFRF from the coding sequence ATGATAAATCGACTATTTTCAATACTAAAATCAGGTTTTCTACTTGTATTTTTGACGCTATTGGGCACAAACTTTTCTTCAAAGGTTAATGCTCAAGAGGCTAAAAAAGAAACTGTAAAAGAGGTTTCCAAAAACATTTATCTAACGGCCAATATGGGCTTGGACCACGCGAGATATTCAAATGAAATTCTTCAAGCTATTATAACGGCCTCTAAAGATGATGATAATGCTGTATTTATCGCTTTAGGGAATAGTACAAGACCTGAGGGTTACCCTAAAAATAAGGAGGATAGAGAAACTGAAGAAGCATTTCTTAGGTCTCAATATTTGAAACCACTTTCAGATTTTAATGGTGAAGTTATATTTATTCCTGGAAAAAATGAATGGAATAAAGGTGGTCATAAAAATTTAGATGATTTAGAGTCTTTTTTACAAGATAACAGCAAAGCGGAATTTTGGCCAAATGATGGCTGTCCTTTAGAAAGGGAAACCTTAAGCGATGAGGTGGAGTTGGTTATGGTAGATACGCAATGGTATTTTGAGGATTGGGATAAACATCCTTACATTAATAACAAATGCGAAATAAAAACTCGGGAACAATTTTTTGTGGAATTTAAGGACGAACTTAAAGACGAACAAAATAAAACCATTGTTGTGGCATTGCACCACCCAGTCCTTACAGCTACAAGGCAAGGACTAATTGGGCGCATGGGAGGTTTGTCTAAACAAGCGCGCTACAATAATGAGATGCAATATTTAATAGGACGGTTAGAATCATTGGCAAGCCAGTTTAACGATGTCATTTTCGTTTCAGGTAATGATAAAAATTTACAATTTTTGATGGATGATGGCATACCACAAATTATAAGTGGTGCCGTAGGGAAAACTTCCAAATCCAATCCTGATATCGAAGATGGTCATTTTGGTACTGACCTACCAGGTTTTGTGAAACTCAATGTTTTTAAGGACGGAAGTTCAGAAGTTGAAATTTATACGGTTGAAGGTAATGAATCAACCAAGGTGTTTACTTCTAACATAAAACTAAAAAAAGGAACTTTAGAGGATTTCGATTATCACACCAAAGATGAATTTGGCGAAACCTACAAAGATGCTATTTATACAGAGGAGGAGACAAATAAATCAGGGTTTTACAAATGGTTTTGGGGTGATCATTATAGAGACGCCTATGGTCGAAAAATAGAAGCGCCAGTATTGTTTTTGGATAATTTACCAGACAACGTTAAAGCGATCACCGAAGGTGGTGGAAACCAATCCAGAAGCTTACGTTTAATTGATGATAACGAAAATGAATATACCGTAAGGGAATTACGTAAAAGTGGTGTGCGCTTTATCCAATCTATGATTAAGGATCATTATGTTATTGAATATGCTGATAATACGGTTGTTGAATCAGTGGTTCAAGACTATTATACAACAGCACAGCCTTACGCACAATTTGCTATTGGGGAACTTTTGGATGCCATCGATATTCCTCATGCAAATCCAAAAATTGTGTATCTACCAAAGCAAGAACGATTAGGTCGATTCAATGAAAATTATGGCGATAAACTTTATATGTTTGAAGAACACGTTGGCGATGAGAACAAGAGTTTTGATACCTTCGGAAATGCAGATGATATTATCAGCACCAAGGATATGTTGCTGAAACTTCAAAATGACAAGGATGCTCAGATTGATGAGTCTAGTTATATTCGAGCACGCTTATTTGATATACTTGTTGGAGATTGGGATAGGCATGCAGATCAATGGAGATGGGCATTACACGAGAAGGAAGACGGAACGCTCCAGTACAAACCAATTCCTAGGGATCGAGATCAAACGTTTCCTAAATATGATGGTGTTTTTCCAGCGATTCTCAAAATGGTAGTGCCATTGGCCAGAAATATGCAGACTTATGCTCCTGAAGTTCAGAATATAAAAACATTTAATAATGCGGCGTATTATTTAGATAAGAATTTTATTAATAAGGCGAGTTGGAGCGAATGGCAAAAGCAAGCAGAGAACATTCAAAATAGTTTAACGGATGAGGTAATTGATAGTGCGTTTTCAAATCTTTTAGAAGATACTAAAGATGAAAGTATAGCGCATATCAAATCCACTTTAAAGCAGAGGCGTGAAAATATCATTTCTATTGCCCAAGATTACTATAACTATTTTAAAAAGCACGAGATTGTTGTGGGTACTAACAAGGACAATGTCATTGATATTGTAAGAATGCCAAATGGAAAGACACAAGTTACCATAAAACAAAAAGACTATGTCATTCTTGATAATACGTATTCAAAAGACATCACTAACGAAATATGGGTTTATGCCTTAGATGGTGATGATGAAATTAACGTAACTGGAGACGGAAATGACTATATAAAAATCAAAATTTTTGGTGGAGAAGAAAATGATATTTACAACGTAGAAAACAATCGTTCAGTGAAAGTATATGATTATAAATCGAAAAACAATACATTTAATTCTTCAGTAAATAAATTGCTGACCGATTCTTACGATATTAATAATTATGATCCCCAGAAACGTAAATATTCAAATAATGTACTGTTGCCAACGGTTGGTTTTGATCCAGATGCAGGATTTAGTGCAGGAATAACAAATACCTTAACCACCTTTAGTTTACTTCGAAATCCCTTTACAACACAGCATACGGTCAATGCATCTTACTATTCTGCGACACAAGGTTTTGAGTTTTCATATAATGGGGAATTTGCCCATATTTTTTATAATTGGAATTTAGCTCTAGATGCTCGAATTACGAGTGAAAATTATGCCACCAATTTCTTTGGTGTCGGCAATGAAACTAGGTATGATGAGGATGCTGTAAATATGGATTTTAATCGAGTAAAGATTGAACAATGGCATTTTCAACCGTCTTTAATTTATAAAACAGGCGGCAATATTAGTGCACATATTGCGGCTCGGGTAGAGTCGAATAAAGTTGAAGATACAGATAACGGATTTACTCAAGGTTTTTTTAATTCAGATAATGATGTTTTCGAAGATCAAATTTATGCAGGTGCAGAAGTTGGGATTAAATTCAATAACAAAAAAAATCTGTTAAGTTTGCCTCGCAGAGGAATGGAGTTAGGCGTTGTGGCAGGCTACAAACAAAATGTCGATTCTGATTTTGACAATAAACTGTCTTATATAACTCCAACTGCGTCATTTATATACCCGATTCACGAAAGCGGTTTAGCTACGTTGGCTACCAAAGCTCAAGCGAATTTTATTCTTGGTGATACTTACGAGTTTTATCATGCAGCTACAGTTGGTGGTAATAGAAGTTTACGCGGTTATAGAAACGAACGTTTTTTAGGTAAAACAGCGTTTTTTCAGACCACAGATTTAAGGGTGTGTTTTATTGAGAAGCGGACAGGATTTGTGCCGCTCCGAATTGGTGTTACAGGCGGATTTGATTTTGGTCGTGTATGGAATGAGAATGAAGACTCCGAGAAATGGCACAACAGTTATGGTGGCTCAATTTTTATAAATGGATTTCAAGCCTTGACGGCAAACATCGGGTTTTATCAAAGTGCAGAAGATAGCCGTATAATATTTACTGCTGGTTTTCGATTTTAA